A part of Catharus ustulatus isolate bCatUst1 chromosome 8, bCatUst1.pri.v2, whole genome shotgun sequence genomic DNA contains:
- the EIF3A gene encoding eukaryotic translation initiation factor 3 subunit A: MPVYFQRPENALKRANEFLEVGKKQPALDVLYDVMKSKKHRTWQKIHEPIMLKYLELCVDLRKSHLAKEGLYQYKNICQQVNIKSLEDVVRAYLKLAEEKTEAAKEESQQMVLDIEDLDNIQTPESVLLSAVSGEDTQDRTDRLLLTPWVKFLWESYRQCLDLLRNNSRVERLYHDIAQQAFKFCLQYTRKAEFRKLCDNLRMHLGQIQRHHNQSTAINLNNPDSQSMHLETRLVQLDSAISMELWQEAFKAVEDIHGLFALSKKPPKPQLMANYYHKVSTVFWKSGNALFHASTLHRLYHLSREMRKNLTQEEMQRMSTRVLLATLSIPITPERTDIARLLDMDGIIVEKQRRLATLLGLQAPPTRASLINDMVRFNVVQYVVPEVKELYNWLEVDFHPLKLSARVSKVLNWVKDQAEKEPELQLYIPHLQNNTILRLLQQVAQIYQSIEFARLCTLVPFVDAFQLERCIVDAARHCDLQVRLDHTTRTLSFGSDLNYCTREDAPLGPQLQSMPSEQIRNQLTAMSSALAKALAVIKPPHLMQEKEEQHQLAVTAFLKNSRKEHQRILARRQTIEERKERLESLNIQREKEELEQREAELQKVRKAEEERLRQEAKEREKERILQEHEQIKKKTVRERLEQIKKTELGAKAFKDIDIEDLEELDPDFIMAKQVEQLEKEKKELQERLKNQEKKIDYFERAKRLEEIPLIKTAYEEQRVRDMELWEQQEEERITTLQLEREKALEHKSRLSRMLEDRDLFEARLKASRRTVYEDKLKQFQERLAEERRNRLEERKKQRKEERRITYYREKEEEEQRLREEQLLKEREEKERIEREKREQEQREYQERVKKLEELEKKKRQREMEIEERERRREEERRGLDDPFSRKESRWGDRESESSWRRGGEPESEWRRAPVERDWRRGDPRDDDRPFRRGDDLPRRGDDLPRRGPADDKERPPESAEDRPPRREGDEDRPPRREGDEDRPPRRGLDEDRPPRRGLDDDRGSWRAADDDRGPRRALDDDRPPRRALDDDRPPRRALDDDRPPRRALDDDRPPRRALDDDRPPRRGLDDDRGSWRAADDDRGPRRGLDDDRPPRRALDEDRPPRRGLDDDRGSWRAADDDRGPRRGLDDDRMARRDEDRGPWRNADDDRLSRRDDDRGPWRGGEDSRPGPWRPFGKPGGWREREKAREDSWGPPRDSRPSGDREWDRDKDRDENEKEREFDRERDFDRDDRFRRPRDDGGWRRGPAEETSSWRDSSRREEWDRGGRDMRDRRGDDREPPLRRGIPLRSEREEPSSWRRADDRREERGEEREPPRRSGPAPAAPPASAPPAASKERERDGDKEKGSWKTEKEREPVRRTKNETDEEGWTTVRR, from the exons atGCCGGTGTACTTCCAGCGGCCCGAGAACGCCCTGAAGCGGGCGAACG aatttcttgAGGTTGGCAAAAAGCAGCCTGCCCTTGATGTTCTCTATGATGTTATGAAAAGTAAGAAACACCGAACATGGCAGAAAATCCACGAGCCGATTATGCTGAAATACCTGGAACTCTGCGTGGATCTGCGCAAGAGTCACCTGGCAAAAGAGGGATTGTACCAGTACAAGAATATTTGCCAGCAG GTTAACATCAAATCTTTGGAGGATGTTGTTCGAGCCTACTTAAAAttagctgaagaaaaaacagaagcagcTAAGGAAGAATCCCAGCAGATGGTACTGGACATAGAAGACTTGGATAACATTCAGACTCCAGAAAG TGTTCTTTTGAGTGCTGTAAGTGGAGAAGACACTCAGGATCGTACTGACCGCCTGCTTCTGACACCCTGGGTTAAATTTCTGTGGGAATCCTACAGACAGTGTTTGGATCTTCTCCGAAATAATTCTCGCGTAGAACGCCTGTACCATGACATTGCACAGCAAG CTTTCAAGTTCTGCCTGCAGTACACGCGGAAAGCGGAGTTCCGCAAGCTCTGCGATAACCTGCGGATGCACCTGGGGCAGATCCAGCGGCACCACAACCAAAGCACAGCCATCAACCTCAACAACCCTGACAGCCAGTCCATGCACCTGGAGACCAGGCTGGTGCAGCTGGACAGTGCTATCAGCATGGAGCTGTGGCAG gAAGCTTTCAAAGCAGTGGAAGATATTCATGGACTATTTGCACTATCTAAGAAGCCACCCAAACCACAGCTGATGGCAAATTACTATCACAAAGTTTCAACTGTGTTCTGGAAATCAGGAAATGCTCTTTTTCACGCATCCACCCTTCATCGCCTTTATCACTTATCAAGAGAAATGCGAAAGAATCTCACACAAGAGGAGATGCAGAG GATGTCCACTCGAGTCCTTCTGGCCACCCTGTCCATTCCAATAACTCCAGAAAGAACCGACATCGCTCGTCTCCTGGATATGGATGGGATCATCGTGGAGAAGCAGCGGCGCCTGGccaccctgctggggctgcaggccCCCCCTACTCGGGCCAGCCTCATCAATGACATG GTCAGGTTCAATGTAGTGCAATATGTTGTCCCAGAAGTGAAAGAACTTTACAATTGGCTTGAAGTAGACTTTCACCCACTCAAGTTGAGTGCCCGTGTCAGCAAG GTTCTGAACTGGGTGAAGGACCAAGCTGAAAAGGAGCCTGAACTGCAGCTGTACATTCCTCACCTGCAGAACAACACCATCCTTCGCCTTCTGCAGCAG GTGGCCCAGATTTATCAAAGCATTGAGTTTGCTCGTCTGTGCACCCTGGTTCCTTTTGTGGACGCTTTCCAGCTGGAGCGTTGTATCGTGGATGCAGCCAGGCATTGTGACTTACAG GTTCGCCTTGATCACACAACCCGGACACTGAGTTTTGGTTCAGATTTGAATTACTGCACTAGAGAGGATGCTCCACTGGGCCCTCAGCTGCAGAGCATGCCTTCTGAGCAGATCAGAAACCAACTGACTGCCATGTCCTCAGCTCTGGCTAAGGCTCTTGCAGTCATTAAGCCTCCTCATTTAATG CAAGAGAAGGAGGAACAACATCAGCTGGCTGTCACCGccttcctaaaaaattcccgGAAGGAACATCAGCGTATCCTTGCCCGCCGTCAAACCATCGAGGAGAGAAAGGAGCGCCTGGAGAGCTTGAACATCCAGCGTgagaaggaagagctggaacaacgggaagcagagctgcaaaAAGTGAGGAAAGCTGAGGAAGAGAGGCTGCGCCAGGAGGccaaggagagggagaaggagcgGATCCTGCAGGAGCATGAGCAgatcaaaaagaaaactgttcGGGAACGCTTGGAGCAGATTAAGAAGACTGAACTGGGAGCCAAAGCATTTAAAGATATTGATATTGAG GATCTTGAAGAATTGGATCCTGACTTTATTATGGCTAAACAAgtggaacagctggaaaaagaaaagaaggaactTCAGGAACGACTGAAGAATCAGGAGAAAAAG ATTGACTACTTTGAAAGAGCGAAGCGCTTGGAGGAAATTCCTTTAATAAAAACTGCCTATGAGGAACAAAGAGTGCGTGATATGGAGCTGTGGGAGcaacaggaggaagaaagg atcaccaccctgcagctggagcgTGAGAAAGCCCTTGAGCACAAGAGCAGACTCTCCAGGATGTTGGAGGATAGAGATTTATTTGAAGCCAGGCTCAAAGCATCACGACGAACAGTTTATGAG GATAAACTCAAGCAGTTCCAGGAGAGGTtggcagaggagaggaggaaccGTCTGGAGGAGCGCAAGAAGCAGCGCAAGGAGGAGAGACGCATCACTTACtacagggagaaggaggaggaggagcaaagGCTGCGGGAGGAGCAGCTGCTTAAAG AGCGTGAGGAGAAGGAGCGCATCGAGCGCGAGAAACGCGAGCAGGAGCAGCGGGAGTACCAGGAGCGAGTCAAAAaactggaggagctggagaagaaaaagcgTCAAAGAGAAATGGAGATAGAGGAGCGAGAGCGCCGCcgagaagaggagaggagaggtcTGGATGATCCATTTTCAAGGAAG GAATCTCGTTGGGGTGACAGGGAGTCCGAAAGCTCCTGGAGAAGAGGTGGTGAGCCGGAGTCTGAGTGGCGTCGAGCGCCAGTGGAGAG AGACTGGCGTCGAGGAGATCCAAGAGACGATGACAGACCCTTCCGGCGCGGGGACGATCTGCCGCGGCGAGGGGACGACCTGCCCAGGCGCGGTCCTGCAGATGACAAGGAGCGTCCTCCAGAATCTGCAGAGGACAGGCCCCCCAGACGGGAAGGGGACGAGGACAGGCCCCCCAGACGAGAAGGGGACGAGGACAGGCCCCCCAGACGTGGCTTGGATGAGGACAGGCCGCCCCGGCGCGGTTTGGATGACGACAGAGGAAGCTGGCGAGCTGCAGATGATGACAGGGGTCCCAGGCGTGCTCTGGATGATGACAGGCCTCCCAGACGTGCCCTGGATGATGACAGACCCCCCAGACGTGCCCTGGATGATGACAGACCCCCCAGACGTGCCCTGGATGATGACAGGCCCCCCAGACGTGCCCTGGATGACGACAGACCCCCCCGGCGCGGGCTGGACGACGACAGAGGCAGCTGGCGCGCGGCAGACGACGACAGAGGGCCCCGGCGCGGGCTGGATGACgaccggccgccccgccgggctcTGGATGAGGACAGGCCCCCCAGGCGTGGGCTGGATGATGACAGGGGCAGCTGGAGGGCTGCAGATGACGACAGGGGGCCCCGGCGCGGGCTGGATGATGACAGGATGGCCCGGCGGGATGAGGACAGGGGACCCTGGCGGAACGCGGACGATGACAGGCTCTCCAGAAGAGATGATGACAGGGGCCCCTGGCGTGGCGGTGAGGACTCCAGGCCAGGTCCTTGGAGACCATTTGGTAAACCAG GGGGGTGGAGAGAACGAGAGAAGGCTCGTGAGGACAGCTGGGGCCCTCCCCGAGACTCCAGACCTTCGGGAGACCGTGAATGGGACCGAGACAAAGATCGGGATGAAAACGAGAAGGAGCGGGAATTTGACAGGGAGAGAGATTTTGATCGAGATGATCGTTTCAGGCGCCCCAG GGATGATGGCGGTTGGAGGAGAGGGCCAGCTGAGGAAACCTCCAGCTGGAGAGATTCAAGCCGTCGTGAGGAGTGGGACAGAGGTGGCCGTGACATGAGAGACCGGCGTGGTGACGACAGGGAGCCGCCCCTCAGGAGAGGGATCCCCCTGCGCTCCGAGCGGGAAGAGC CGAGCTCGTGGCGCCGCGCCGACGACAGGAGGGAAGAGCGCGGCGAGGAACGGGAACCGCCGCGGCGGTCgggccctgctcctgctgctcctccagcttctgctcccccagcagcatccAAAGAGcgggagagggatggggacaaggagaAAGGATCctggaaaacagagaaggaGCGTGAGCCCGTACGCCGCACTAAAAACGAGACAGATGAAGAAGGGTGGACCACTGTACGACGTTAA
- the NANOS1 gene encoding nanos homolog 1: MEAFPGTKLEQHRHLPPVECLPGARYGGRSHSACGNVFNSWNDYLGLATLITKAVRPGKGFGAEPPSVVVAAAVPPAEEEEEEEEEEEEAAGPYFEGALDLHDLELCGHHHHHHHHGEGLLEERFADFSPFPGRGGPAAVVLDCSGEHPGREGSAWGGVVVAGRLPAHPRAASRLLKPELQVCVFCRNNKEAVALYTTHILKGPDGRVLCPVLRRYTCPLCGASGDNAHTIKYCPLSKVPAARQLRHARTALGRKGR, encoded by the coding sequence ATGGAGGCATTCCCGGGCAccaagctggagcagcaccGACACCTCCCGCCCGTGGAGTGCCTGCCGGGCGCCCGCTACGGCGGCCGGAGCCACAGCGCCTGTGGGAACGTCTTCAACTCTTGGAACGACTACCTGGGGCTGGCCACGCTCATCACCAAAGCCGTGAGGCCCGGCAAGGGCTTCGGCGCCGAGCCCCCCTCGGTGGTGGTGGCGGCCGCCGTGCCGCCggccgaggaggaggaggaagaggaggaggaggaggaagaggcgGCGGGGCCGTACTTCGAGGGCGCGCTGGACTTGCACGACCTGGAGCTGTGCGGGcatcaccatcaccaccaccaccacggcgaggggctgctggaggagcgCTTCGCCGACTTCAGCCCCTTTCCCGggcgcggcggccccgccgccgtGGTGTTGGACTGCTCGGGGGAGCACCCGGGCCGGGAGGGCTCCGCCTGGGGCGGCGTGGTGGTGGCGGGGCGGCTGCCGGCGCACCCGCGGGCCGCCTCCCGCCTGCTCAAGCCCGAGCTGCAGGTCTGCGTCTTCTGCCGGAACAACAAGGAGGCGGTGGCTCTCTACACCACGCACATCCTCAAGGGACCCGACGGCCGCGTCCTGTGCCCGGTGCTGCGGCGCTACACCTGCCCCCTCTGCGGCGCCAGCGGTGACAATGCCCACACCATCAAGTACTGCCCCCTCTCCAAAGTGCCGGCGGCCCGGCAGCTCCGGCACGCCCGGACCGCCCTGGGCAGGAAGGGCCGCTAG